The Neomonachus schauinslandi chromosome 11, ASM220157v2, whole genome shotgun sequence genome contains a region encoding:
- the SLC25A22 gene encoding mitochondrial glutamate carrier 1, which produces MADKQISLPAKLINGGIAGLIGVTCVFPIDLAKTRLQNQQNGQRMYTSMSDCLIKTIRSEGYFGMYRGAAVNLTLVTPEKAIKLAANDFFRYQLSKDGQKLTLLQEMQAGCGAGTCQVIVTTPMEMLKIQLQDAGRIAAQKKLLDAQAQLSAQGGAQPSMEAPAAPRPTATQLTRDLLRSRGIAGLYKGLGATLLRDVPFSIVYFPLFANLNQLGCPSSGEKSPFYVSFLAGCVAGSAAAVAVNPCDVVKTRLQSLQRGVNEDTYTGFLDCARKILRHEGPAAFLKGAYCRALVIAPLFGIAQVVYFLGIAETLLELLQRPQH; this is translated from the exons ATGGCTGATAAGCAGATCAG tCTGCCAGCCAAGCTCATCAATGGCGGCATCGCTGGGCTGATCGGGGTCACCTGCGTGTTCCCCATCGACCTGGCCAAGACGAGGCTGCAGAACCAGCAGAATGGCCAGCGCATGTACACCAGCAT GTCTGACTGCCTCATCAAGACCATCCGCTCAGAGGGCTACTTCGGCATGTACCGCG GAGCTGCTGTGAACCTGACCCTTGTCACCCCGGAGAAGGCCATCAAGCTGGCCGCTAACGACTTCTTCCGATATCAGCTCTCCAAGGAcgg GCAGAAGCTGACCCTGCTTCAGGAGATGCAGGCCGGCTGTGGGGCCGGCACCTGCCAGGTGATTGTGACCACCCCCATGGAGATGCTGAAGATCCAGCTTCAGGACGCAGGCCGCATTG ctgCCCAGAAGAAGTTACTGGATGCCCAGGCCCAGCTGTCAGCCCAGGGCGGCGCTCAGCCCTCCATGGAGGCTCCGGCTGCTCCCCGGCCCACAGCTACCCAGCTGACCCGGGACCTGCTTCGGAGCCGGGGCATCGCCGGCCTCTACAAGGGACTGGGGGCCACATTGCTCAG ggACGTCCCCTTCTCCATTGTGTACTTCCCCCTCTTTGCCAACCTGAACCAGCTGGGCTGTCCCTCATCCGGGGAGAAGTCTCCTTTCTATGTGTCATTTCTGGCTGGCTGTGTGGCTGGGAGTGCGGCCGCCGTGGCCGTCAACCCCTGTGATG TGGTGAAGACAAGACTTCAGTCGCTGCAGCGTGGTGTCAACGAGGACACCTACACGGGGTTCCTGGACTGTGCCAG GAAGATCCTGAGGCACGAGGGCCCCGCGGCCTTCCTGAAGGGCGCCTACTGCCGTGCCCTGGTCATTGCCCCGCTGTTCGGCATCGCTCAAGTGGTCTACTTCCTGGGCATCGCTGAGACCCTGCTGGAGCTGCTACAGCGACCCCAGCACTGA
- the PIDD1 gene encoding LOW QUALITY PROTEIN: p53-induced death domain-containing protein 1 (The sequence of the model RefSeq protein was modified relative to this genomic sequence to represent the inferred CDS: deleted 1 base in 1 codon), whose product MAAEVEGLEPEAAATEDAAGDAADAVDAEPGDPPLLVGNRLNLDLYPRGCHRLLNLCAQRPPQLLEVEFLRLSGHEDPRLLEATLAQVPCSLQHLRSLVLRGGQHRDVLGACSRGSLTTLPAGLSGLARLAHLDLSFNSLETLPACIPQMRGLSALLLSYNSLSELPEALGALPSLTFLSVSHNGLQTLPTALGSLSTLQRLDLSENLLDTLPPEIGGLSSLTELNLASNRLQGLPTSLVGLRSLRFLVLHSNLLTSVPAGLAHLPLLTRLDLRDNQLRDVPLELLDAPFVRLRGNPLGKALPASHSPPETPVTPEMPRLFLNSDLDSFLVTPQGCSVTLACGVRLQFPAGATSSPVNIQYRLWLPEPHLVPLGPHDSLLSGVLELQPHGVAFRQEVGLWLLFVPPRARRCREVVVRTLSDDSWSDLETYLEEEAPKRLWAHCQVPHFSWFLVVSRPVSNTCLVPPQGTLLYSSGHPGVKVTFPPGATNEPRHVRMQVVHVGSRELRALLEEPEAAASPLLCLSQSGPPSFLQPVTVQLPLPPGVTGLSLDRACLHLLYRTPPEVAWDDITAQVALEITHLYARFQVTHFSWYWLWYTTKTCVEGLARKAWERLRLHRVNLIALQRRRDPEQVLLQCLPGNKVDATLRRLLDRYRGPEPSDTVEMFEGEKFFAAFERGIDVDADRPDCVAGRICFVFYSHLKNMKEVYVTTALDRQAQAVRGQVSFYRGAVPEEVPEEAEAARQRKGTDSLWMATLPIKLPRLRGCQGPEQGQGTSLSLAPLTLGDAETGFLTQSNLQNVAGRLGPDWPAVALHLGMPYRELQRIRHEFRDDLDGQIRHMLFSWAERQAGQPGAVGLLVQALEQSDRLDVAEEVRAVLELGRQKYKDSIQRTSLAPRDLAPPEPSASQSPESAQA is encoded by the exons atggctgcagaggtggaggggCTGGAGCCCGAGGCAGCTGCTACAGAAGATGCTGCGGGAGATGCTGCGGATGCTGTGGATGCGGAGCCTGGGGACCCCCCTCTCCTGGTTGGGAACCGGTTGAACCTGGACCTGTACCCTCGGGGCTGCCACCGGCTGCTGAATCTGTGTGCCCAGCGGCCCCCTCAGCTGCTGGAAGTGGAATTCTTGCGGCTGAGTGGCCACGAGGACCCTCGGCTGCTGGAGGCCACCCTGGCCCAGGTGCCGTGCAGCCTGCAGCACCTTCGCTCCCTGGTCCTCAGAG GCGGACAACATCGGGACGTGCTGGGTGCCTGCTCCCGGGGCTCCCTGACCACACTGCCAGCTGGCCTGAGTGGCCTGGCCCGCTTGGCCCACCTAGATCTGAGCTTCAATAGCCTGGAGACACTGCCGGCCTGCATCCCACAGATGCGTGGCCTGAGCGCCCTCCTGCTGTCTTACAACAGTCTTTCAGAGCTGCCTGAGGCCCTCGgagcccttccctccctcaccttCCTCTCTGTGAGCCACAACGGCTTGCAGACGCTGCCTACAGCGCTGGGATCCCTATCCACCCTGCAGCGCCTTGATCTCTCAGAGAACCTTCTGGACACCCTGCCCCCTGAGATTGGAGGCCTGAGCAGCCTCACCGAGCTCAATCTGGCTTCCAACCGGCTGCAGGGCCTCCCGACCTCCCTTG TGGGGCTACGGTCCTTGCGGTTCCTTGTTTTGCACAGCAACCTCCTGACCTCAGTGCCTGCCGGCCTAGCCCACCTCCCGCTGCTCACCCGACTGGATCTGAGGGACAACCAGCTCCGGGACGTGCCCCTCGAGCTACTGGACGCCCCCTTTGTGCGCCTTCGGGGGAACCCCCTGGGCAAGGCTCTACCTGCCTCCCACAGTCCCCCAG AGACGCCCGTGACCCCCGAAATGCCCAGACTGTTCCTGAATTCAGATTTGGacag CTTCCTTGTGACTCCCCAAGGCTGCTCAGTGACCCTGGCCTGTGGGGTCCGCCTGCAGTTCCCTGCTGGGGCCACCTCTAGCCCTGTCAACATCCAGTATCGACTCTGGCTGCCGGAGCCACACCTCGTCCCCTTGGGTCCCcatgactccctgctcagtggggtccTGGAGCTGCAGCCCCACGGGGTGGCCTTCCGGCAG GAGGTGGGCCTGTGGCTACTCTTTGTG CCCCCCCGGGCCCGGCGTTGCCGTGAGGTGGTGGTCAGGACCCTGAGTGATGACAGCTGGAGTGACCTGGAGACTTACCTGGAAGAAGAGGCACCCAAG AGGCTCTGGGCTCactgccaggtgccccacttctcGTGGTTCCTCGTGGTTTCACGTCCTGTGTCCAACACCTGCCTGGTGCCACCGCAGGGGACGTTGCTGTACTCCTCAGGACATCCTGGGGTCAAGGTCACATTCCCCCCTGGGGCCACCAACGAGCCTCGTCATGTCCGCATGCAG GTGGTGCACGTGGGCAGCAGAGAGCTTCGAGCCCTGCTGGAGGAGCCCGAGGCGGCGGCCAGCCCCCTGCTGTGCCTCTCCCAGAGCGGCCCCCCCAGCTTCCTCCAGCCTGTCACTGTGcagctgcctctgccccctgGTGTCACAG GCCTGAGTCTGGATCGCGCTTGTCTTCACCTGCTGTACCGGACCCCTCCTGAAGTAGCCTGGGATGACATCACAGCTCAGGTGGCACTGGAGATCACCCACCTGTATGCTCGCTTCCAGGTCACACACTTCTCTTG GTACTGGCTCTGGTACACCACCAAGACCTGCGTGGAGGGCCTGGCTCGGAAGGCCTGGGAGCGCCTGCGACTGCACAGGGTGAACCTCATTGCCCTGCAGAGGCGCCGGGACCCCGAGCAGGTTCTGCTCCAGTGCTTGCCCGGCAACAAG GTGGATGCCACCCTGCGGCGGCTGCTGGACCGGTACCGAGGCCCTGAGCCCTCTGACACGGTGGAGATGTTCGAGGGCGAAAAATTCTTTGCTGCCTTTGAGAGGGGTATTGACGTGGATGCTG ACCGCCCAGACTGCGTGGCGGGCAGGATCTGCTTTGTGTTTTACTCACACTTGAAGAACATGAAGGAGGTGTACGTGACCACCGCCCTGGACCGGCAGGCTCAGGCTGTGAGGGGCCAG GTGTCCTTCTACCGGGGAGCAGTGCCCGAGGAGGTGCCTGAGGAGGCAGAGGCTGCCCGGCAGAGGAAGGGCACAGACTCCCTCTGGATGGCCACTCTGCCCATCAAGCTGCCg AGACTACGGGGGTGCCAGGGGCCAGAGCAGGGGCAAGGGACCAgcctctccctggcccctctGACCCTGGGTGATGCCGAGACTGGCTTCCTGACCCAGAGCAACCTGCAGAATGTGGCTGGGCGCCTGGGCCCTGACTGGCCAGCCGTGGCCCTGCACCTGGGCATGCCCTACCGTGAACTGCAGCGCATCCGACATGAGTTCCG ggacGACCTGGATGGCCAGATCCGTCATATGCTCTTCTCCTGGGCTGAGCGCCAGGCCGGGcagccaggggctgtggggctcCTAGTGCAGGCCTTGGAGCAGAGCGACCGGCTGGATGTTGCTGAAGAGGTGAGGGCTGTCTTGGAGCTCGGCCGCCAGAAGTACAAGGACAGCATCCAGCGCACAAGCCTGGCCCCCAGGGACCTTGCCCCACCTGAGCCTTCAGCATCACAGTCCCCAGAGTCTGCCCAGGCCTAG